Proteins from a single region of Chloroherpeton thalassium ATCC 35110:
- a CDS encoding isochorismate synthase, whose translation MSGTRAGRLKGFQDNLFKPNTSSFTADDYDSTQPVCFLGNIDPKPNKQPTTGKCDQPLKIFDFQTEHMIECKTEQHIKICGKEIATVQNAARTIQQLIDENIPELTETIAQPTLVSFQISLENCDPLSWLSQQASTTRLYWSDREASYEVAAAGETDRLFAEGEPHLTELILELQRRLASSSEDIRYYGGLKFDSSSPADHDWKPFGALLFVLPRYEMTKSQHGNTFTINLVIQHGNEVEQQLLAEIQTLQTLCSAAPVSSQPLPIASIRTDSPNQKEWQEIIDKSIQAFDSGCMEKIVLARKTTMVFSEELDPIRLLKQLKDVVNRAFHFYFQFDGTPGFIGATPERLYKRIGETIFSEAVAGTRPRGNSPEADLAFAEDLLNSDKDVREHQFVCKSILDVMDELCTDIQSPAQVSLLKLARVQHLYNKYSATLKKGYGDADLLERIHPTPAVGGVPKKEAIRQIAALEPFDRGWYAGPIGWLSRNESEFAVGIRSALMMKNQLHIYTGAGIVKGSEAESEWEEIENKLGSFLAIQQVNGTENA comes from the coding sequence CTGACGATTACGACAGCACACAGCCTGTGTGTTTTCTTGGAAACATCGACCCAAAGCCAAATAAACAGCCGACGACAGGCAAGTGTGACCAGCCGTTGAAAATATTCGATTTTCAAACCGAACACATGATTGAGTGTAAAACAGAGCAGCACATAAAAATTTGCGGAAAAGAAATAGCTACGGTTCAAAACGCCGCCCGCACGATACAACAGTTAATTGATGAAAATATCCCTGAGCTTACCGAAACCATAGCACAGCCTACCTTGGTAAGCTTTCAAATCTCACTTGAAAATTGCGATCCCCTTTCTTGGCTCAGCCAGCAAGCCAGCACCACACGCCTTTATTGGTCTGACCGAGAAGCCTCTTATGAAGTGGCCGCCGCGGGAGAAACCGACCGACTTTTTGCTGAAGGGGAACCCCACCTAACCGAGTTGATTTTAGAATTGCAGCGCCGTTTGGCAAGCAGTTCGGAAGACATTCGCTACTACGGCGGCCTGAAGTTCGATAGCTCGTCTCCAGCCGATCACGATTGGAAACCATTCGGCGCGTTGCTTTTTGTGTTGCCTCGCTACGAAATGACAAAGTCGCAGCATGGCAATACGTTCACCATCAACTTAGTGATTCAACATGGCAACGAAGTAGAGCAACAGCTCCTGGCAGAAATTCAAACCCTTCAAACGCTTTGCAGCGCAGCGCCCGTCTCGAGCCAGCCATTACCGATTGCATCTATCAGAACCGATAGCCCTAACCAAAAGGAGTGGCAAGAAATTATAGATAAATCCATTCAGGCATTTGATAGTGGCTGCATGGAAAAAATTGTGCTGGCTCGCAAAACCACCATGGTGTTTTCTGAGGAGCTTGATCCCATTCGCTTGCTGAAACAACTCAAAGACGTGGTGAATCGCGCGTTTCATTTCTATTTCCAATTTGATGGCACGCCAGGCTTCATTGGCGCAACGCCGGAGCGGCTTTATAAGCGCATCGGCGAAACCATTTTTTCCGAAGCCGTTGCTGGCACAAGACCGCGCGGCAACTCACCAGAAGCCGATCTCGCATTTGCAGAAGATCTTTTGAACTCGGATAAAGATGTGCGCGAGCATCAGTTTGTTTGCAAAAGCATCTTAGACGTCATGGACGAACTTTGCACTGATATTCAATCGCCAGCGCAGGTTTCCCTGCTGAAGCTCGCCCGCGTTCAACATCTCTATAATAAATATTCCGCAACGCTGAAAAAGGGCTACGGCGACGCCGATTTGCTCGAGCGCATTCATCCTACACCCGCAGTTGGCGGTGTCCCGAAAAAAGAAGCCATTCGCCAAATTGCAGCACTTGAGCCGTTTGATCGGGGTTGGTATGCCGGGCCGATCGGCTGGCTGAGCCGCAACGAATCGGAGTTTGCTGTGGGAATTCGCTCGGCATTGATGATGAAAAATCAGCTTCATATCTACACGGGCGCGGGCATCGTGAAAGGCTCGGAGGCCGAAAGCGAATGGGAAGAAATTGAAAATAAACTTGGAAGTTTCCTTGCAATTCAACAGGTAAATGGAACAGAGAATGCCTAA
- the menD gene encoding 2-succinyl-5-enolpyruvyl-6-hydroxy-3-cyclohexene-1-carboxylic-acid synthase, with translation MPNINSLWAALIVEELVRNHISYFCVSPGSRSTPLTVAVARNSKAESLICIDERAAAYHALGYARATGTPAVLVCTSGTAVANYFPAVTEAAMSCIPMLVLSADRPPELRDTGANQTIFQPGIFGDYVRWHFDMPCPDENIPPSAVLTTVSQAVYRAKHSPAGPVHLNCMFREPLAPIDAPVKPDYENGIAHWKNNAKPYSEYAPAVLFSDNKKIADIAQILENATAPLISVGRLSSQKEIDAVKSLTQTLNIPILADVCSGLRLGCDFENFISYFDQLLLNADFAEKLRPDAIIHFGGETISKRLQQAIAKWKPKEYIVVKNHPFRFDQNHLATASVHAEIDWVCRELESHLPNVKCDSILALKKQNRMVEKTLGKHLRPNDLLSEISVARLISTHIPETAGLFLSNSMPIRDMDMYATPSGASVRVGANRGASGIDGILASASGFAAGLEKPVTLLIGDLSLLHDLNSLFLIRTVRKPVILIVINNGGGGIFSFLPIAKHEDVFERYFETPQNLNVRLTAEMAGIEYFHPKTNAEFSDCYTDIMQKPRTVILEVKTERKANVELHKSLQKIILNELDALK, from the coding sequence ATGCCTAACATCAATAGTTTGTGGGCAGCTCTCATCGTTGAAGAATTAGTACGCAATCACATTTCCTATTTTTGTGTTTCACCGGGCTCGCGCTCAACTCCCCTAACCGTTGCCGTAGCCCGAAATAGCAAAGCTGAAAGCCTAATTTGTATCGATGAGCGGGCGGCTGCTTATCACGCGTTGGGTTATGCCCGCGCAACTGGTACGCCGGCAGTTTTGGTTTGCACGTCTGGCACTGCCGTCGCCAATTATTTTCCCGCCGTCACGGAAGCCGCTATGAGCTGCATCCCGATGCTCGTGCTCTCCGCCGATAGGCCGCCAGAACTTCGCGATACCGGCGCAAACCAAACGATTTTTCAACCGGGCATTTTCGGCGATTACGTGCGCTGGCATTTCGATATGCCTTGCCCTGACGAAAATATCCCGCCGTCTGCTGTGCTAACGACCGTTAGTCAAGCGGTGTATCGCGCCAAGCATTCGCCCGCTGGACCCGTGCATCTGAACTGCATGTTCCGCGAACCGCTCGCCCCGATTGACGCGCCAGTAAAACCCGATTACGAAAACGGCATCGCACATTGGAAAAATAACGCGAAGCCTTACAGCGAATATGCGCCTGCTGTGCTTTTTTCCGATAACAAGAAAATTGCAGACATCGCGCAAATTTTAGAAAATGCAACCGCTCCGCTGATTTCCGTCGGACGGCTTTCCTCACAAAAAGAAATTGACGCGGTTAAAAGCCTAACGCAAACGCTAAACATTCCGATTTTGGCGGATGTTTGCTCTGGCTTGCGGCTCGGCTGCGATTTCGAAAATTTTATTTCTTACTTCGATCAGCTTTTGCTGAACGCAGATTTTGCCGAAAAACTTCGTCCCGACGCGATTATCCACTTCGGCGGCGAGACGATTTCCAAGCGGTTGCAGCAAGCCATTGCAAAGTGGAAGCCGAAAGAATATATCGTCGTCAAAAATCATCCGTTCCGCTTCGACCAAAATCATCTGGCGACGGCCTCCGTTCATGCCGAAATCGATTGGGTTTGCCGCGAACTTGAATCGCATTTGCCTAACGTAAAATGTGATTCGATTTTGGCATTGAAAAAGCAAAATCGGATGGTTGAAAAAACGTTAGGCAAACACCTTCGCCCGAACGATTTGCTTTCGGAAATTTCGGTGGCGCGATTGATTTCGACACACATTCCCGAAACTGCCGGCCTGTTTCTTTCTAACAGTATGCCGATTCGCGATATGGATATGTATGCAACGCCAAGCGGCGCCAGCGTGCGCGTCGGCGCAAATCGCGGGGCGAGCGGCATCGACGGGATTTTGGCCTCAGCGTCAGGTTTTGCAGCGGGACTTGAAAAACCGGTCACGCTTTTGATAGGTGACCTATCGCTTTTGCACGATTTAAACTCGCTTTTCTTAATTCGAACGGTTAGGAAGCCGGTAATTTTAATCGTCATCAACAACGGCGGCGGCGGCATTTTTTCCTTCTTGCCGATTGCCAAGCATGAAGACGTTTTTGAAAGGTATTTCGAAACACCGCAAAATTTGAATGTTCGCCTGACGGCTGAAATGGCTGGCATAGAATATTTTCATCCGAAAACCAATGCCGAATTTTCGGATTGTTATACCGACATCATGCAAAAGCCGCGCACGGTGATTCTCGAAGTCAAAACGGAGCGCAAAGCAAATGTTGAGCTTCATAAGTCATTACAAAAAATCATTTTAAACGAATTAGACGCTTTGAAATGA